The following proteins come from a genomic window of Lolium rigidum isolate FL_2022 chromosome 5, APGP_CSIRO_Lrig_0.1, whole genome shotgun sequence:
- the LOC124652809 gene encoding protein STRICTOSIDINE SYNTHASE-LIKE 10-like has translation MIINARLLVLAVAVAAAFLSSSSLRRGHDGRAVLEIRDLELIPVDGGAAGPESVAFGAVGEGPYAGVSDGRVIRWLPEERRWVDHSSAAAPELLDGCRGSQDPMKEHDCGRPLGLKFNNKTGELYVADAYFGLRVVSPEDNVSRPLGPQHAGTPFSFANGVEIDHETGVVYFTETSTRFPRREFLNIVVSGDATGRLLKYDPIKNEVEVLVDGLAFPNGILMSEDGSHLLLTETTTGKIHKYWLNTPKASTLEELVQLPGFPDNIKASPRGGFWVGLHGKRGKIAEWSTTYPWLRRLVMKLPPRRLQRIMAFLSRFGRHVIALRVTGEGEITEEIIVHGAAREMFGSISEVEERDGCFWIGSVHLPFLGCYCL, from the exons ATGATCATCAACGCCAGGCTCCTGGTGCTcgccgtggcggtggcggcggcgttcctgtcgtcgtcgtcgctgcgccGCGGCCACGACGGGCGGGCGGTCTTGGAGATACGCGACCTGGAGCTGATCCCCGTGGACGGCGGCGCCGCGGGGCCGGAGAGCGTCGCGTTCGGCGCCGTCGGGGAGGGGCCCTACGCCGGCGTTTCGGACGGGAGGGTCATCCGGTGGCTCCCGGAGGAGCGCCGCTGGGTCGAccactcctccgccgccgcgccagaGCT ACTGGATGGTTGCAGAGGGTCCCAAGATCCGATGAAAGAGCACGACTGTGGACGCCCACTGGGCCTCAAGTTCAACAACAAGACCGGGGAGTTGTACGTCGCAGATGCCTATTTTGGGTTGAGAGTGGTCAGTCCTGAAGATAATGTGTCGAGGCCACTTGGACCTCAACATGCTGGAACCCCATTTAGCTTCGCCAACGGCGTCGAGATCGACCATGAAACCGGAGTTGTCTACTTCACCGAGACCAGCACGAGGTTCCCGAGAAG GGAGTTTCTGAACATTGTCGTATCCGGCGATGCCACCGGAAGATTGCTCAAATATGACCCCATAAAAAACGAGGTGGAAGTATTGGTCGACGGCCTGGCATTCCCTAATGGCATTCTCATGAGCGAAGACGGATCCCACCTTCTCCTCACCGAGACCACAACCGGCAAGATCCACAAGTACTGGCTCAACACACCCAAGGCCTCAACCCTTGAGGAACTCGTGCAGCTACCGGGCTTTCCGGACAACATCAAGGCGAGTCCGAGAGGCGGCTTCTGGGTAGGCCTCCACGGCAAACGAGGCAAGATCGCTGAGTGGTCCACCACTTACCCGTGGCTGAGGAGGCTGGTCATGAAGTTGCCCCCACGACGCCTGCAGAGGATCATGGCCTTCCTGAGCCGTTTCGGGCGTCACGTGATCGCTCTGAGGGTAACTGGGGAGGGAGAGATAACGGAAGAGATTATTGTCCATGGTGCAGCGAGGGAAATGTTTGGGTCCATTAGCGAAGTGGAGGAGAGGGATGGCTGCTTTTGGATTGGCTCGGTTCATTTGCCTTTTCTAGGGTGTTATTGTTTATAG